In Candidatus Nealsonbacteria bacterium, the sequence TCAGAACCAATTGCTAAAACCTGACCTGTTTTTTTATTTACAGCAACTATCGAAGGCTCTTGCATAACAATACCCCTTCCACGTACATAGACCACAGAGTTGGCAGTACCAAGATCAATAGCAATATCCTCTGATAAAGCTTTAAAGATTTTTTTCAACATTCTTTTTTAAATTAGTAATTTCTATTAATTTTACTCTACTTTCATCTCTTCTTTTTAACTCAACAGAGTTTTTCCTTAACGTCTTTTCAGAAACAACAATCCTCATTGGAATACCTATCAAATCACAATCTGCAAACTTTTCTCCTGCTGATTTATCTTTCCTATCATCATATAATATTTCAATATTTTGTTTTTGTCCACCTATGCCGGAGGCTACGGCGGATCTACCGCAACTCCTCTTCTGAGAAGCAGAAACGGATAAATCCCTGTATATTTCATCTGCCTTTTTTCTTACATTTTTAGTATTATCAAGAGAAATTAAATGAATCTGAAAAGGAGCTATTTCCTTTGGCCAAATAATTCCATTTTTATCGCTATTGACTTCAACCGAGGTTGCCATTAATCTGGGAAGGCCAATTCCATAACACCCCATTAAAATAAATTTCTCTTTACCGTCTTTATCTTTATATTTAGCGTTCATATCCTTACTATACTTTGTCCCCAGATAGAAGATATGTCCTACTTCAATTGATTTTTTAGTCTCCAATGGACTTTTACATTGGGGACATTTTTTGTTTCTACCCATCACTTCAATATTTACTCCGTAATTACATTTTTTGCAAAGTAAAATCTTATCCTCGCCAATATTAGATATGACCATGAATTCATGAGAAAGCTTGCCGCCAATTGTACCAGAACTTGCTTCAACGCAAACTGTTTTTAACCCACACCTCTTAAAGATTTTAAAATAAGATTTTTTTATTTTTTCATAAAAATTGACCAAGTCTTTCTTATTAGAATGAAAACTATATAAATCCTTCATTATAAATTCTATTGTTCTTAAGAGTCCGCCGGTAGCCCGCATTTCATTACGGAATTTATTCTGAATCTGAAAGAGAAAGAAAGGTAAATCTTGGTAAGAACTAACTCTTTTTCGGACCATATCCACCATTTCCTCTTCATGGGTAGAACCCAAAGCTAATTCTTTATTGTGGCGGTCTTTCAATTTAAAAAGAGGTGGATCCATAGCATTCCAGCGTTTAGTTTCCTGCCAAAGATTCTTATTTTGAAAAGTTGACAAATATACTTCTTGAGCACCCAGCTCAAGCATTTCTTCCCGGATAATTTTTTCAATTTTTTTCAAAACTAAAAATCCTAAGGGTAAAAATCTATAAACTCCGCTAATTGATTGCTCAATAAAATCCCCTTTAATTAAATATTTATGACTAATAGCTATTGCAGTTCTTGCTATTTTCTTTTTAGTTTTTGTGAAAAGTTGGGATTGAAGCATATGTTTTAGAAAATTCTTGCTATATCTTTTATTGTTACCCAAACCATTAGCAAGAGCAAAGCCATAAAAGAAAAAGCAATCATTTTTTGTTGAATTTTTTCAGAAACTGGTTTTTTTCTTACGGCCTCAATTGCTAAAAATAAAATTCTACCTCCGTCTACTGCCGGAATAGGTAAAAGATTAAATATGGCTAATTGAATAGAAATTAAAGATAGAAAGTTCAAAAAATAAATTAATCCTAATCGTTGAGTCTGAGTTAACATTTGAAAGATTCCAACAGGTCCTACTATCTCTATTCCTGTCCGCTGGCCTAAAAATAAGTTTTCAAGAGCTTGAATATAAACTTGAATTACAGCCAAAGTAATCTTCCCCGTAGTCACAATTCCTTTAAAAGGAGCTAAATACCAGGGATGTTTTTGAATTGCCGTCCTAATTAAAGCTACTCCCATTGGTCCCTCACCTTCGGGCGGCAAAATTCTTGGTATTAAAGAAGCTTCGAAAACCTCTTTTTCTCTCTCAATTATCAAAATAATATTCTGACCTTTATTCTGGTTAATAATCTCTTTTATTTCTTTAATCTTCGTTACATCAAACCTCAAACCTCCAATCTTAAAACCTTTTATTATATCTCCTACTTTTAAACCCGCAATATCAGCCGGCGAATCTGAAGCTATATCTATAATATTGACTTTAGGATTTAAAAAATTAGAAATTTCTTCATCTTCAATCATAACAGGAGCGCCGAGACCAAAGACAATACTAAAAAGAATTGCTGCTATTACCCAAAAAGAAAGCACCCCTCCCAAAGCAATCAAAAATCTTTTTCCAACCGATTGTCGAGAAAAACTATGAGGATCACGGCTTTTTTCAATCTCTCCCGGCATCCTGACAAAAGCACCGAAGGGCAAAAGATTAAGAGAATAAATAGTTTCTCCAATTTTTTTTGCAATTATTCTTGGAGGATAACCTATCCCAAACTCTTCAACTTTTACTCTAAATTTTTTAGCCAATATAAAATGACCCAGCTCATGAAGAGTTATTAAACTAATAAGACTGATAAGACCTATTATAAATGTTAAAATCATCTAACCATTTTAACCTTCTATTTCTTTTTTCTTTTTTTGTACTATTTCTTCAATTTTCTCTTGAAACTCCTTTATCAAATCCTCTAGTTCATCTTTTCCTTTATACTTATCATCTTCACTAAGCTTGCTTTCTCTAAATGCTTCCTGTATCTCTTTCCAAGCCTCATCTCTCCACTTCCTGATTGTTTTTTTAATCTGTTCTTGTTTCTCAATAACTAAACGAATCAAATCATTTCTAAACTCTTCGCTTAAAGGCGGCAGGGTGATTCTAATTAGGGCTTTGTCAACTATTGGTGAAGCCCCTATACTGCTTTTTTCCAAAGACTTTACAATTTCCTCGATATAGGATTTGTCCCAGGGTTGAATCAAAATCTCTCTTGGCTGGGGAATTGATATTGCAGCTAACTGCTTCAAAGAATATATCTTGCCAAAATATCCGACGCTAATATTCTCAACTAAAGAAGGAGAAGCTCTCTCGGCTCTAATTTTTTGCAATTCTCTATTTAAAAAATTGACAACCTTTTCTAATTCAGGTTTTATTTTTTCAATAATGTCTTTGTAAGAAATTCTTTCTTCTGACATAAAATGGCTTAAAGCTTCATCATTAATATTTCTAAAGCTAATCTTGGGTTAATGTTCGTGGTTGAAATTACATAAATTGTTTCTTGAATAGCGTCGAGAATGTTTTTTATTTTTAATAAATTTGGTCTGTTTTTAGCAAAAAGTAAATTCTTTCTGAAATAAAACAACCAAGCATCCAATGTTTCTTTCAGGTCTTCTTTTTGGGATAATTCTTTAACATATTGAAAACGTAAAGAAAGCGGAGAATTTGAAATTTTTTCCAATTTTTTTATCTTTTTCTTTCTCTGTTCTAATTTCTCGGAGTTTTGCAAAAAATTAATAGCTTTTCCGGGTCTCCCTAATGAAAGTTCAACAATTTGTTTAATATCTTCCTTCGGAACTTTTTTTTGTTTCAAGTAAAGACTTATTTCTTCATTTTTCACGGAGTAAAACTTAACATTTTCACACCTTGAAAGGATAGTAGGTAAAAGATAACCTGGATGCTCTGTAATTAAAATTAAAAGACTTTTAGTTTTTGGTTCTTCTAAGCTCTTTAAAAAACAGTTTTGGGCCTCCCGGGTCATTAAATGAGCTTTATCAACTATTACGCCTAAAAGAGGTGCTTTTATAGGTTTTAAGGATAATTTCCAATTAAGCTCTCTAATCTGAGCAATTTGAATCTGCTCACGCACCAGAGCAGACCTCGGAGCGGGGGTGTTGCGCCCAACCGAACTTTGTTCTGGTCTGGGATGTTTTGTTCTTGGGACAATCAAAATAAAATCTGGATGACGAGACAGTTCTTCTTTAAAAAGAGAAGAAATTAGCTCTAAAGCTATTGTTCTTTTACCTAACTCTTCGGGTCCGGTAAACAGTAAAGCATGAGGAATTTTTCCTGAGCTAACTATTTTTTTTAAAAACTCTTGTTGTTTTTTATGGCCAATAATCACTGTTTCTTCCTCATTATTGTTTTTTTATAGAGGTCTAAATTTTCTAACATTACTCCTGTTCCCTTTGCTACGCATAAAGACGGGTCCTCAACTAAAATAGCTGGAACACCTATGGATTTGGCAATTAATTCTGGAAGATTATCTAATAGAGAACCTCCTCCTGTCATTACCATCCCTTTATTCATGATATCAGCCGACAGTTCAGGTGGAGTATCTCTAAGTACTAATTTAATTACGTGAATAATCTCGGAAAGAATATCAGAGAGGGCTTCGCACATATCATTTGACGAAATTTTAATATTTTTAGGTAATCCTAAAGACATATCTCTTCCTCGAATCTCCATCTTTTTTTCTTCCTTCTCGGGAAGAGCGGTACCGATTCTCTTCTTTATCTCCTCTGATGTTTGTTCTCCGATAGCTAAATTGTATTTCTTCCTAATATAATCAGAAATAGCAATATCCATTTTATCTCCTGCTATTCTTATAGAATGAAAATTAACAATTCCACCCAAAGAAATCACTGCAGCTTCAGTTGTCCCTCCCCCAATATCAACAATCATATTACCGGAACAACTATCAATTGGAACCCCCGCTCCAATAGCTGCTAAGATGGGCTCTTTCGCTAAATAAACTGTTTTCGCTCCGACATTCATGCCGGCTTCAATTACCGCCCTTTTTTCAGTAGAAGTAATACCGGCTGGAACACCAATCATCAAATCTGGCTTGAAAAGGCGAAAATGACCCATCGTTTTATCAATAAAATGTTTAAGCATTGCCTGGGTTACTCTAAAATCAGCAATCACTCCGTCCTTAAGAGGTCGATAAATACGGATTGTATCGGGAGTACGTCCCATCATTTCTTTAGCTTCTCTTCCCACAGCTAAAATCTCATTCTCTGCTATGGCTACTGCCACTACTGATGGTTCTTGTAAAACCACTCCTTTTTTAGGAATAAAAACAACTGAATTGCAGGTTCCTAAATCAATACCAATTCTCATAGTAGTGCTAATACATAATCAGGTCGCTCGCCTTCGGCGAAAGCCTGTTTTCCTACATGGGGGAAACCTGAGAGTGGTGGACACTCACTCTCGCCCCCCCCCTCCGATATAGGAAAGTCTGTTTAAAAGATTATCTTTTTCCTCTTTAAAGATAACTTATCTTTTCAAATTTTGCAACTTTCAAAAAAAAAGAAGTCAAAAAATAGTCCTCTATAAGTTAATGGCTCTTGAAGTTAATATTTAAAACAAATATAATGTTTAAAATGAGAGGAAAAACTCGCAAAATTCTATTGTTTCTATTTTTCCTTATATTTATTATCTCAGCACCCTTATTGGTGTTTTATTTTCAGGGATATAGATTTGATTTTAAAAACAAAAAATTGATCCAAACGGGCGGTCTTTTCTTTAAAATAAAACCGAAACAAACAAAAATTTATTTAGACGAAAAATTATCAAAAGAAACTGATTTTCTTTTTGGTTCAGCTCTAATTGAAAATCTTTTACCAAAAAAATATAATGTTAAAGTAAAAAAAGAGGGGTATTTTGATTGGGAAAAAAACTTAGAAATAAGAGAAAAGGAGGTTACAGAAGCTAGAAATATTGTTCTTTTTCCAAATGATATTAATTTTAGTTTTTTATCAAAAGGAATTAAAGATGTTTGGCTTTCTCCCGACGAAAGAAAAATGATTTTTAAAGAAAAGAAAGAAGATATCTGGGAATTGAAAATTTATGATTTAGAGAAAAACTTAAAGAGCCACCTTCTTAAAGAAAGTGATATCTCAAGTAAAGGAGCTGATTTATTTGACCTGGAATTTTCCAGAGACGGAAAGAAAATATATTTTGATACTTTAATTGAAGAACAATTAAGAAAAAAGAAGAGTTTTGTTTTAGAAATCGATAAGAGCCCCCCTTTCTTAAAAGAAACTGAAAAAACTTTACCACCTCTGGAAAATATTATAACCTCTCAACAAATCAATGAAGAAGTTTATTATCTGGATAATTTTGGTTATCTTTACAAATCGGATAGTTCTTTCTCTAAAGCAGAAGAAATCACAAGAGTGCCTTTTCCTTTAAAACAGGAAACCGACTATCAATTATATGTTTTTTCTGACTTTGTCTTTCTAATAGAAGGAGGGAAATCTCTGCATTTATTAAATCAAGAAACAAAATTATTCGAAAATTTCTTCGAAGGAATAAAGTCTCTAAAAATCTCTCCTGATTTTGAAAAGATAGTCTATTTCTCTAATTACGAAATTCAAATTTTTTTCCTGAAAGAAAGTCCAAAGCAGCCAAAAAGGGAAAAAGGAGAAAATATGTTTTTACTCCGCCTTTCAGAAAAAATCAAAGATGTTTTCTGGATAACACCAAATCATTTGATTTTCAGCACCGAGAATAATATAAAAATTACTGAAATTGACAATAGAGATATAATAAATATTATTCAATTAGCTGAGTTTTCATCTTTTATTAAGAACCACGGAGAATCTACTAAAGACCGGGGAAATCTAAAAATATTCTGGAACTCTATTAATGAAAGACTCTATGTCTTAGCTAAAGAAAGTCTATGGGTTTCAAATAAACTGACTCCCTAAAAACTCTTGAAACTTAAAGGGTGAAACTTGAACCTTAAGCGGTTTTGTTTTGCGCCTGAATTCTTTTCTTAAATTCTTCCCAGTTTACATTTCCCCCTCCTGTCATCTGACAGACTTCTTTAAACGGACAATAACGACATTGCCAACTTAGGGGATAATCAGCGAGCTGGGAAGGAATAATATTTGAATCTATCTTTCTTTTTAGCTCGGTTAATTTTTTCAAAAGTCCCCGGGCTCTATTTTTATCATAATCTACTAAAAATTCTTTTAATTCCTGGCTATCTTTATTAACGTAAAGCAAAATTCCTTTTGATACTTTGAAAAAATGTAAATAAAGCTGAAGCTGGTCAACGTTTTCTACTTTAGGTTCTTTTAGATTTCTAAAAATCATACTGTTCATACTTTTGATGTCAACAATATATAAATCTTTTCCGTCACTAATGATTGCATCAGCCCTTCCAGCGATTAATTCTTTGGGAGGGATATTAACCTCTGACGCTACCACATGAATCTTTCTCAAACTCAACAAAGGCTTCATAATAAGCTGATGTATATAATCTCCGTGCTCAAACAATCTTAAGATTCTCGCTTCCATATCTTCTTTGGGAGCTTTTTTGAATTTATAAAATATTGCCCTTGGACATTTTCCAGCGTCGGTAATATAAAAACGGGTCCTTTCTCTATCTTTTTGGCGGTCTAAGTAAAATTGGTTGATAAGTTTTTTGAGCATAATAAATTAGGGTCTAGTATGTTTTTGTGTATGGTAATTTTAACAAATCCGGGGTTAATTGTCGAGGAATTTTACTCGATATATAAACTATTTTCCGCTTGAAAAATTATTTTGTTGTTATAATATAAAGAAGGTGTTTTAAAAATGTCATCAGGTAAGCCATCAGATGAAATTCTAAAGGCCTTAGAAAAGATTAATCAAGATTTATCAGGAGAACTTTTGATAAGTGCATTGGATAATTTGAAAAATATCGTAGAAAAAAGTGTCTTAGAAGACCATCATAAAGAATTACTCAGGAAAATATTTTTTTGGAAAAATATAAGGGAAAATCGAGAAGCTCGTGAAATTTTAAAGCAAATATTAACGAAATTCATTAGAGAAGCTATCCTTGACCTGTTTAAAGTCTTATCATATACCTTCAATAATCTTTAAACTATATCCTTTTTTAAAAAATCTCTTTTTAAAAGAGATTATTTTTTTATATAAGATTATCACAAGACTCAGGGTTACGAAAACGCTTTAGCGTTTCCTCCACTGCTTTGCTCTTCTGGCTCTTCTTAAACCAAACTTTTTTCTTTCTCTCATTCTTGAATCCCTTCTTAAAAAGCCAGCTTTTTTTAATCTTTTTCTAAAGTCGGGGTTAAAAAGAACAAGTACTCTGGCTATTCCATGACGAATAGCTTCTGCTTGACCGGAAATACCTCCCCCTTTCACGATTACTGAAATCCTAAACTTATCTATGCACTTCATTTTTTCTAAAGAAGCTAAAGCAGTTTTTTGAAGCTCAAGAATAGGAAAATATTTTTCCAATGGCTTTTTGTTAACTAAAAATTCTTTCTCTCCTTTAGTCCAAATTCTCACCCTGGCTACCGATGTCTTTCTTCTCCCTTGAGATTCATAATATTTATCAGGTTTACTAACCTTTTTTTCCGCCAGCTGGCGGATTTCTTTTCTTCTCTTGTCCTCCACATCCTTGACTACGGAGGGTTTCTCTACTTTCTTCTTTTTCTTTTCTTTCTTAGGAGCTTTAGGTTTTTTCTTGGTTTTTGTTTTAGTTTTTGTTTTAGTTTTTGTTTCTGTTTTAGCTTTTACCATATAATATTAATTTAAAACCTATTTAGATTTTTCAAATCTTAATCTTTTTATCTGTTTTGACCTTAATTTATTTTTTGGCAACATCCCATAAACTGCTTTTTTTAAAACTTCTTCAGGTTTTGTCTTAAAAAGTCGTTTTAAAGGAATTTCTTTCAATCCACCGGGATATCCTGAATATCGATAATATTTTTTCTGCTCCATTTTCCTTCCCGTAATTTTTAACTTCTCAACATTTTTAACAATTACAATATCACCCATATCTTTATAGGGTACAAAGTCAGGTTTTTGTTTGCCACGCAAAAGAATGGCGACTTTGCTAGCTAGCCTACCCAAAACTTTATCTTCAGCATCAATAGTATGAGTTTTCCGTTGCATAGCTAAATGGTTGCCATTCATTCTACTAATTCTATTATTGCCATTTTTGCCCCGTTGCTCTTTCTTGGTCCCAATTTAATAATTCTTGTGTATCCTCCTTTCCTCTCTTTATACCTCGGAGCTATTTCCTCGACTATTTTTTTTACCATTTGTGAAGAAAAATTCTTAGCTAATAGTCTTCTTGCTGACAGATCAGCCTTCTTGGCTTTAGTAATTTGTTTTTCGGCAAAAATAGAAAGCTCTTTAGCTTTAGCTTTCGTAGTTTTAATCTTTTCTTTTAAGAAAAATTCTCTGGCCAAAGACCTCAAAAGTGCTCTTCTTTGGTTTCTTTTCCTGCTAAGCTTTCTTCCTTTTTTTCTTTTTTTCATGTTTTTTGCTTTTAACTGTTTTATCGTGTTCTTTTTTCAACTCTCTCTTTCTCTTATCTTCAGCTTTAACTAAGGAGGATTCCTTTTTGAAGGTCTGAGAAAATAAATCAAAGTGATTTAATAAAATCTTTGAAGCTCTGAAAAATGCCTCTTGGGGAGATATAATACCATCAGTCTCAATCTCTAAAAATAACCTATCAAAATCTGTTCTCTTCCCCACCCTCATATTCTCTACCTTAAAAGCCACTCTTTTTACCGGAGTAAAGATAGAGTCCAAAAGAATTACTCCAACTTCTAATTTTTCTTTCTTCCTTGCTTCTTTTGGTACATATCCTGTTCCTTTTTCAACCTGAATTTCTATCTCTAATTCTGCTTTTTTTTCGGTCAAAGTGGCAATATGGGCTTCTTTATCCACTAACTCTAATTGGGCTGGAAGTTTAAAATCAGAACCTGTCACTTTCTTTTCACCTTTTACCTTTAAAACAGCTTTTTGAGGCTCTTTTGTGAAAATCTTAAATCTTAACTTTTTTAAATTAAGTAGAATATCAATTACATCCTCGAGCACGCCGGGAATAGTTGAAAATTCATGGGAAACATTTTTTATCCTAACATGGGTGAGCGCAGCACCCTCTAAAGAAGAAAGTAAAACTCTTCTTAAAGAATTTCCAATTGTGACTCCATAACCCGGATAAAGAGCTTCTATTTCAAAAATGGCTTTATTTTTTTCTTTTTTAATAGCTTTTGGCTTAAGGGGTAAAGGAATCATGATTTAAAAAACAAGCAACAAGAGAAGGGGAATAAAGATTTTTCTTATTTTCCATTTCCTGCTCCTTGAAATTATCTTGAATAAAACTCGAAAATAGTTGGTATTTCCACCGGTGGAGATACTTCTTCTAAAGTAGGAATTCCAACTATTTTCCCTTCTAATTTTTCGGTATTTAATTCAAGCCAACTCGGAACTTTTTGTTTTTTCATTAAAGCTCTAATTTCTTTCACAACCTTCCTTCCAGATTTTTTAGGTTTTAGGGAAATAACATCTCCTTTTTTTAATTGGTGAGAGGGAATATTCATGGCTTTTTTATTAACCATAAAAAACCTATGCGACACTAATTGTCTTGCTTTAGCTCTTGAAAGAGTGAAACCTAATCTAAAAACTACATTATCTAAACGAAACTCTAACATTTGAATCAGTAAAGCTGAGGTATCTTTTACTTTGCCTCTTTTTCCCAGTATCTTCTTTATATAATTTTTAAACTGTTTTTCTCTTAAATTATACCAGTTTCTTAATTTTTGTTTTTCTCTCAACTCCTTTGCATATTCTGAAGGACGACTTCTTCTTCTTCTCTTTGCTTTTTGACCGGGAGGATAAGCCCTTTTTACCATAGCGCACTTTGGCGAAAAACAACGTTCGCCTTTTAAAAAAAGTTTTTCACCTACTCTCCGACAAATTTTGCACTTCGCATTTATCATCTTATTTCTTAATTCGTAGAATCAAGGTTCTGAGGAGCGGAGCGACGAATGGTTCTTAATTCAAAGAATCAAGGTTCTGAGGAGCGGAGCGACGAATGGTTCTTAATTCAAAGAATCAAGGTTCTCACCGAAGGTGAGGTTCTTACACTCTCCTTGGTTTTTTAGGCCGACAACCGTTATGGGGAACAGGAGTTACATCTTTAATTGAGATTATATCCAAACGCCGAGCCGCCAGACTTCTTATTGCCGAGTCCCTTCCGGAACCTATTCCCTTAACTAAAACCTTAATTTTTTTGATCTTCAATTTATCTACCACTTGACTCATTGCTTCAGCTACCTTTGAAGCAGCAAAAGGAGTGCCTTTCTTTGTACCTTTAAAACCAATTCTACCCGCCGAAGTCCAGTATAAAACATTTCCTTCAAGGTCAGTTAAGCTTAAGAGTGTATTATTATACGAAGAATAAATATAAATTCTCCCCTCTTTTACTTTCTGAGGAGCTTTTATTTTAACTTCTTTCCTTACAGCTGCTTCTACTTTTTCTCTCTCTTTTAATAATTCTTCTTTAGTTTTAACAACAACACGTTTCTTACCCATAGTGGTAATATTTTTTGATATTATTCTATTTTGAGGTTGGAGGCGGTTTTCTGCCTGAACCTACAGTTTTCCTTACATTTCCTCTTACTGTCCTGGTGTTTGTCTTGGTTCTCTGACCTCTAACAGGCAATCCTTTAGCATGACGAAGACCCCTCCATGTCCCGATATCTCTTAATCTTTTAATTGCCATCATTTTCCCTCTTTTCACTTCTCCTTCTACTTTATAATTTCTTTCAATTATTTCTTTTAAACGGTTAATTTCATCGGGTGTAAGATCTTTTGCTTTTTTAAAAGGATTTATGCTGGTTTGTATAAGAATTTTACTACTTAAAGAAAGACCTATTCCGTAAATGTAGGTCAAAGCTATTTCTATTTGTTTGTTTTCTGGTATATTAACTCCGGCAATTCTTGGCATTGTATTTACTTTTTTTATCCTTGTCTTTGTTTATGTTTAGGGTTCTTACATATTATATAAACCCGTCCTTTTCTCCGAACAACCTTACAATGTCGACACCTTTTTTTTACAGATGATTTTACTTTCATAAAAAGCTAATTATTTATTTCGATAAACTATTCTTCCCCTCTTTTCATCATAGGGGCTTAGCTCTACCGTTACTTTGTCACCTGGTAAAACTTTAATCCTATATATCCTCAACTTTCCGGCAAGATGACATAATGCCTCTTTCCCATCCTCTAATCTTATACGAAAATTACCAGCTGGTAGAGCCTCTAAAACTACTCCATATTTTTTAATTTTTTTGTTTTTCACCAATGATTGATAATTGATTAATTTACCAAAAATTTAAATTTTAGTCAACACTTTGGCTTTACTTAATACAAGCCCTTTTAGAATAGACTTTAATCTATAATAGGATATTTAATCTCAATTTTATTTAAATCCTCTGGTACACTTTTCACCCAAAATGGCCAAAATCTAATTTCTATATTGATAAATTCTGATTGTTTTTCCAGAAAAATTTTTGTTTCAATTAAGGATTTTCCGACTAACGACTCCTTTAAAAGTTGTAAATTAATATCGGGATACATCTTAATTGAAAAACTCAAAGAGAGAACAACCTTCCCAGATTCAAAATCAACAATTTGAGGAGTATAATCTATTTTTAAGCTCTCCTCGTAGAGTAATTTTTCTTCATGAGTTTCAGAAAAGATAAATTCTTTTACAAAATTTTGGACTTCTTCTTTTTTAAAAATAATCGTAGTAGCTTCTACCGTTGCTCCGGAATTAAATCTTTCTACCTCATTTCCTTCCTTTGCTAAAGAAAATATGTCTTTAATCTCTGTCTCTAAAATGTCGTCCAAAAATACGAATTCATCTGTAACCTTGTTTTCTAAACTTACCGCAGCTTTTGTTTTTGCTTTCTTTGAGACACTCTCTTTTGCATTTTCTATATCTTCTGTAGTAATTTGAGGTGAATCTCCTCCTCCTTTTATTTCTTCAAAAGACTCTCCGTAAAATTTAGTATACCTTGGAGTTCCTCTGAAAACAAAAATAGAAAAATGGGAAGGTCCAATATTATAATCTTCACCTGCTTCAGCAGCTATTACCGGAACGTCAACATATTTTGGGATAATTTTTCCATTTTCGATTTCAGCTCCAGGCACAGCAATTTTATCTTTTGATTTATATAGTTTTCCTTCAGAGGATACAAATCTTGTTTCTGCTAACCAATTTTCGGATTTTGTACTATAAGCATTATAAAGTCTAATAATACCTTCTGCTTTCTTTAAAGTTCTGCCAGAAGATAAAAAACTGTCAGAGATACTTTCTTCAATCTTAAGAAATTGACCGGGAATAGTTTTGTTTTCAAAATCAGGTTTTTCAACTTCTGTATCTATGGTTAAGTTTGTCTTAGAAAAATCTGTCTTTGTCTCCGGCCAAATTTTAATCTCAACTTTTGAGAGCTGAAAACCAACGATAACAGCTATTATTAAGGATAAAGGAATTAAAAACCAAACCCAGTTTATCTTGATTTTTTTAGGTAATTCTTCTTTCTCTTCTACTAATGGTTTTTCCATTTTTAAAGAGGAAGAAGGTTCTTCAGGCGGTAAAATGTCCCAGATTTTCCTTGTCATACTTTATATATTATATCAAAAAATCCTTTACTTTAAAATGAAGGATTAAAAAAGGATTAATGAGGTGGAATTTATTCAAGAATTGCTCGAATTCTTCTTATCCCGGCTCCTGCTGACT encodes:
- a CDS encoding proline--tRNA ligase (catalyzes the formation of prolyl-tRNA(Pro) from proline and tRNA(Pro)), which encodes MLQSQLFTKTKKKIARTAIAISHKYLIKGDFIEQSISGVYRFLPLGFLVLKKIEKIIREEMLELGAQEVYLSTFQNKNLWQETKRWNAMDPPLFKLKDRHNKELALGSTHEEEMVDMVRKRVSSYQDLPFFLFQIQNKFRNEMRATGGLLRTIEFIMKDLYSFHSNKKDLVNFYEKIKKSYFKIFKRCGLKTVCVEASSGTIGGKLSHEFMVISNIGEDKILLCKKCNYGVNIEVMGRNKKCPQCKSPLETKKSIEVGHIFYLGTKYSKDMNAKYKDKDGKEKFILMGCYGIGLPRLMATSVEVNSDKNGIIWPKEIAPFQIHLISLDNTKNVRKKADEIYRDLSVSASQKRSCGRSAVASGIGGQKQNIEILYDDRKDKSAGEKFADCDLIGIPMRIVVSEKTLRKNSVELKRRDESRVKLIEITNLKKNVEKNL
- a CDS encoding site-2 protease family protein, with translation MILTFIIGLISLISLITLHELGHFILAKKFRVKVEEFGIGYPPRIIAKKIGETIYSLNLLPFGAFVRMPGEIEKSRDPHSFSRQSVGKRFLIALGGVLSFWVIAAILFSIVFGLGAPVMIEDEEISNFLNPKVNIIDIASDSPADIAGLKVGDIIKGFKIGGLRFDVTKIKEIKEIINQNKGQNIILIIEREKEVFEASLIPRILPPEGEGPMGVALIRTAIQKHPWYLAPFKGIVTTGKITLAVIQVYIQALENLFLGQRTGIEIVGPVGIFQMLTQTQRLGLIYFLNFLSLISIQLAIFNLLPIPAVDGGRILFLAIEAVRKKPVSEKIQQKMIAFSFMALLLLMVWVTIKDIARIF
- the rplM gene encoding 50S ribosomal protein L13; this translates as MNGNHLAMQRKTHTIDAEDKVLGRLASKVAILLRGKQKPDFVPYKDMGDIVIVKNVEKLKITGRKMEQKKYYRYSGYPGGLKEIPLKRLFKTKPEEVLKKAVYGMLPKNKLRSKQIKRLRFEKSK
- the rpsI gene encoding 30S ribosomal protein S9 is translated as MVKAKTETKTKTKTKTKTKKKPKAPKKEKKKKKVEKPSVVKDVEDKRRKEIRQLAEKKVSKPDKYYESQGRRKTSVARVRIWTKGEKEFLVNKKPLEKYFPILELQKTALASLEKMKCIDKFRISVIVKGGGISGQAEAIRHGIARVLVLFNPDFRKRLKKAGFLRRDSRMRERKKFGLRRARRAKQWRKR
- a CDS encoding rod shape-determining protein — translated: MRIGIDLGTCNSVVFIPKKGVVLQEPSVVAVAIAENEILAVGREAKEMMGRTPDTIRIYRPLKDGVIADFRVTQAMLKHFIDKTMGHFRLFKPDLMIGVPAGITSTEKRAVIEAGMNVGAKTVYLAKEPILAAIGAGVPIDSCSGNMIVDIGGGTTEAAVISLGGIVNFHSIRIAGDKMDIAISDYIRKKYNLAIGEQTSEEIKKRIGTALPEKEEKKMEIRGRDMSLGLPKNIKISSNDMCEALSDILSEIIHVIKLVLRDTPPELSADIMNKGMVMTGGGSLLDNLPELIAKSIGVPAILVEDPSLCVAKGTGVMLENLDLYKKTIMRKKQ
- the rplQ gene encoding 50S ribosomal protein L17 yields the protein MKKRKKGRKLSRKRNQRRALLRSLAREFFLKEKIKTTKAKAKELSIFAEKQITKAKKADLSARRLLAKNFSSQMVKKIVEEIAPRYKERKGGYTRIIKLGPRKSNGAKMAIIELVE
- the frr gene encoding ribosome recycling factor translates to MSEERISYKDIIEKIKPELEKVVNFLNRELQKIRAERASPSLVENISVGYFGKIYSLKQLAAISIPQPREILIQPWDKSYIEEIVKSLEKSSIGASPIVDKALIRITLPPLSEEFRNDLIRLVIEKQEQIKKTIRKWRDEAWKEIQEAFRESKLSEDDKYKGKDELEDLIKEFQEKIEEIVQKKKKEIEG
- a CDS encoding PD-(D/E)XK nuclease family protein; amino-acid sequence: MLKKLINQFYLDRQKDRERTRFYITDAGKCPRAIFYKFKKAPKEDMEARILRLFEHGDYIHQLIMKPLLSLRKIHVVASEVNIPPKELIAGRADAIISDGKDLYIVDIKSMNSMIFRNLKEPKVENVDQLQLYLHFFKVSKGILLYVNKDSQELKEFLVDYDKNRARGLLKKLTELKRKIDSNIIPSQLADYPLSWQCRYCPFKEVCQMTGGGNVNWEEFKKRIQAQNKTA